A single Dasypus novemcinctus isolate mDasNov1 chromosome 4, mDasNov1.1.hap2, whole genome shotgun sequence DNA region contains:
- the LOC139438910 gene encoding keratin, type I cytoskeletal 14-like — MTTCSRQFTSSSSMKGACGMGGGSSRISSVLTGGSYRAPSAYGGLSVSSSRFSSGGACGMGGGYGGGFSSSSSSFGGALGGGFGGGYGAGLGGGFGGGFGGGFGGGFGGGLGAGLGGGYGGGDGLVGGSEKITMQNLNDRLASYLSSNMLS, encoded by the coding sequence ATGACCACCTGCAGCCGCCAGTTCACCTCCTCCAGCTCCATGAAGGGCGCCTGTGGCATGGGTGGCGGCTCCAGCCGCATCTCCTCCGTCCTGACCGGAGGGTCCTACCGGGCCCCCAGTGCCTACGGGGGCCTGTCGGTCTCCTCCTCCCGCTTCTCCTCCGGGGGAGCCTGCGGGATGGGGGGCGGCTATGGCGGCGgcttcagcagcagcagcagcagcttcgGAGGGGCCCTGGGTGGTGGCTTCGGTGGGGGATACGGTGCTGGCCTTGGTGGTGGCTTTGGTGGTGGCTTCGGTGGCGGCTTCGGTGGTGGCTTTGGCGGTGGGCTGGGTGCCGGCCTGGGTGGAGGCTATGGCGGGGGCGACGGGCTCGTGGGGGGCAGCGAGAAGATCACCATGCAGAACCTCAACGACCGCCTGGCCTCCTACCTGAGCAGCAATATGCTGTCCTAA